The Cytobacillus firmus genome segment AAAATTGGTATCGTTTTTGCCCTTTCACTTCTTCGACACCGGCATCCTTAATCATATTATATACCCGTGAATGTGCTGACTGGGCAACCCATGGCTTCTCTTTGACAATTTCTAAATACTCTCCAAAAGTCCCTTCCCATTTAAGCTTTTCTTCCTCGTGTCTGTACATCTCAATTTTTTTTAGAATATCCATAAGGACCTCCCCCTGTCGCATTATCAGAGACGATTAATATACTCTATGCGCACCGGCAATCGAACATGCGTAAACTATGAAGAGTTTGGTTTGTACTTTTTACGGGAATTAATTATTAGTAATACTTTGATGAAGGATTCTAACTGTAAAAAAAACTCCATACTTTTCATTCACAGTTATTCATTTTTGGGCTATAATAAGCTTATATTTACATGCATGCCTATTGAGATAACACTAAAGGAGGATTACATATACATGGGTACAATTATTATTATCGGTGTAATGGTTGCTTTCCTTGCTGCTATTTTCACTTCTGGCTATGACGACAAGCCAGGCGTAAGCAAAAAATAAGCTGCTGATCTATTCAGCAGCTTTTTTCTTATTTCAATATACTCCTACCTTAAATCCATCTTGTTCTTCTGAACAAAATCCTTCATATACATGCGTGTCTGCTTTTCGAGCATGCCGGCAATTTGACTGGTCCAGGTGTCCTTCCGCTTGCCGCTTGTACGCACATCATAATACTCGGAAATAATTTCATTATACACTTCCAGCTCTTGGCGGTATGCTGTTTCTTCCTGATTATACTCATTTTCATGATAAATGTGCTGAAGAGGGAGACGCGGTTTTTTATCGTTCTTTTTAGAGGGGTATCCAACAGCAAGTCCAAACAAAGGAATCACACGATCTGGTGTTTTTAATAGCTCAGCCACTCCCTCCAGATTGTTTCTTATTCCGCCAATATAGCAGATCCCAAGTCCCAGCGATTCTGCAGCAATGACAGCATTCTGCGCAGCCAAAGCAGCATCAATGACAGCCACCATAAACTTTTCTGTGCTTTCAATAGATGGAATTACATTTTT includes the following:
- the nfsA gene encoding oxygen-insensitive NADPH nitroreductase is translated as MNEVTNLLMDHRSVRNFEDRPLSKEHIETIVLSAQAASTSSFVQAYSIIGVTDKEKKAKLAEVAGNQNYVAENGHFFVFCADLHRHEVIGQMENKNVIPSIESTEKFMVAVIDAALAAQNAVIAAESLGLGICYIGGIRNNLEGVAELLKTPDRVIPLFGLAVGYPSKKNDKKPRLPLQHIYHENEYNQEETAYRQELEVYNEIISEYYDVRTSGKRKDTWTSQIAGMLEKQTRMYMKDFVQKNKMDLR